One segment of Synechococcus sp. A15-24 DNA contains the following:
- a CDS encoding sulfotransferase family 2 domain-containing protein: MESFPLPQTKIKMPINQFHNSQKNILYSPEHKITFISNPKVACSTIKNSMLGGFDGNVHSEAEKRFGLPPNLDHDFFCITRNPFSRALSCFKNKIGPNKEINPSAVWHPFCKRFGFEKDKQPTFCDFLRALLNDPNPETMDMHYRCQHFNLHHSDITPRYTARIEHFNDLAHYLRSHNIWIKEKNAHKTGALISYINDINKQEEKLIRRFYMQDFIIYGYDEKLKTKKYPEPLFQEQKVSLRYRESFSNLNKIN; the protein is encoded by the coding sequence ATGGAATCCTTCCCTTTACCTCAAACCAAAATAAAAATGCCAATCAATCAATTTCACAATTCACAAAAAAATATTCTTTACTCGCCAGAGCACAAAATTACTTTTATTTCAAATCCCAAAGTAGCTTGTTCTACCATAAAGAATTCAATGCTTGGAGGCTTTGATGGCAATGTTCATAGTGAGGCAGAGAAAAGATTTGGTCTTCCGCCAAACTTAGATCATGATTTTTTTTGCATCACCCGAAATCCCTTCAGCAGAGCTCTTTCTTGCTTCAAGAATAAAATAGGACCTAATAAAGAAATTAATCCTAGTGCCGTCTGGCATCCATTTTGCAAACGATTTGGATTTGAAAAAGACAAACAGCCAACTTTCTGTGATTTCTTAAGGGCACTCCTTAATGACCCTAACCCAGAAACAATGGATATGCATTATAGGTGCCAACATTTTAATTTGCACCACTCAGATATTACTCCAAGATACACCGCAAGGATTGAACATTTTAATGATTTAGCTCACTACCTTCGATCACACAACATATGGATCAAAGAAAAGAATGCTCATAAAACAGGTGCCTTAATTTCATACATTAATGATATCAATAAGCAAGAAGAAAAGCTAATAAGGCGATTTTACATGCAAGATTTTATTATTTATGGCTATGATGAAAAATTGAAAACGAAAAAATATCCCGAACCGTTATTCCAAGAACAAAAAGTAAGCTTAAGATACAGAGAAAGTTTCTCCAATCTCAACAAAATTAACTAG
- a CDS encoding RpoD/SigA family RNA polymerase sigma factor, whose translation MAPAAATASKPATASRGVSVDVDLVRSYLRDIGRVPLLTHEQEITLGRQVQDLMDIESMQAELESRDGDKPSADKLAKASGLTSLQLKRKLQHGRRAKERMVAANLRLVVSVAKKYTKRNMELLDLIQEGTIGLVRGVEKFDPTRGYKFSTYAYWWIRQGITRAIAEKSRTIRLPIHITEMLNKLKKGQRELSQELGRTPTVTELAEYVELPEDDVKDLMCRARQPVSLEMKVGDGDDTELLELLAGDADLPSDQVEEDCMKGDLRSLLGQLPHLQEQVLRMRYGMDGEDPMSLTGIGRILGMSRDRVRNLERDGLAGLRRISDQVEAYVAS comes from the coding sequence ATGGCTCCCGCAGCTGCCACTGCTTCAAAACCTGCGACTGCCTCCCGCGGCGTCAGTGTTGACGTTGATCTGGTCCGTTCCTACCTGCGTGACATCGGCAGGGTTCCCCTGCTTACCCACGAGCAGGAAATCACCCTTGGCCGCCAAGTTCAAGACTTGATGGACATCGAGTCGATGCAGGCTGAATTGGAAAGTCGCGACGGCGACAAGCCCTCAGCCGACAAGCTGGCAAAGGCATCAGGTCTCACGTCACTCCAGCTCAAGCGTAAGTTGCAGCATGGACGTCGCGCCAAAGAGCGCATGGTGGCGGCCAACCTGCGCTTGGTTGTGAGTGTCGCCAAGAAGTACACCAAGCGGAACATGGAACTGCTGGATCTGATCCAGGAGGGAACGATCGGTTTGGTGCGGGGTGTGGAGAAATTTGACCCCACCCGTGGTTACAAGTTCTCCACCTATGCCTACTGGTGGATCCGTCAGGGCATCACCCGGGCGATTGCTGAGAAAAGCCGCACCATCCGGCTGCCAATTCACATCACTGAGATGTTGAACAAGCTCAAGAAGGGTCAGCGGGAGCTGAGCCAGGAGCTGGGCCGCACTCCTACCGTCACCGAGTTGGCTGAGTATGTGGAACTTCCTGAGGACGACGTCAAGGATCTGATGTGCCGTGCTCGTCAGCCCGTGAGCCTCGAGATGAAGGTCGGTGATGGGGATGACACCGAGCTCCTCGAGCTGTTGGCTGGTGATGCTGATCTGCCCAGTGACCAGGTTGAAGAGGACTGCATGAAAGGAGACCTGCGCAGCCTCTTGGGTCAACTGCCCCATCTGCAGGAGCAGGTGCTTCGCATGCGTTACGGCATGGATGGCGAAGACCCCATGAGCCTCACCGGCATCGGCCGCATCCTGGGCATGAGCCGCGATCGTGTCCGCAATCTGGAGCGGGACGGTCTAGCCGGCCTACGCCGAATCAGCGATCAGGTTGAGGCTTACGTTGCTAGTTAA